One region of Chaetodon auriga isolate fChaAug3 chromosome 5, fChaAug3.hap1, whole genome shotgun sequence genomic DNA includes:
- the LOC143320504 gene encoding uncharacterized protein LOC143320504 isoform X2, whose product MKFPVDLLADVSQAELERLAHNYMHNLLYSNPDCPEHLTLSDSTQVAISISSVGFVPLYGSSVKEKILALFSPSDSLTAVALYLLGQWWTVDDILKTADPARDGAVEVETVGERIVLYILNRVIYRAKERGSEELPFLCHEEKDYAKIIWNNGEAVGFYSVKPSGSLCSPWSTRSYQLPVMDSIFVRKCQRGKGFGLQMLKDFVLSFNEDCLGLRYPLTKPMYKVCEKYLCQYPGDTDLLWEVESAGGPNQRTNISSKIQAMGLSVSKSLSFTEESVITEVTEKDVVMEAITTQIKETESMECTVEIVEEVTVVRTTKEADLPVAARGRSGGSKRRNMGEKITEDKSEKVIRIEDIEAETPREEQVSAQQKIEIHVSELVQTEVMFSLAPEENKENIVDAAPEEEAATLSDKPATELVTQDLQEADDTSAPTPEEPHVEDEATKHLNTTSHDSKITVENVASEIEEAEEECDTAVLVVSEEVLEVHKEAETLNKMEEGTQIELTDEKSEEIVPQHELNLFTPQTSEGGETGKTGRTVVKARKTVQSETPRRTSERHRKTEEGVKEDGQRVLRRRTVTSTPTPKHKYTRHSQRVCEELEKEVDEVAEDNTLSTAEIAEELAVTEGQEPEEITPTEEDVAAVEELGEKKEEQQLEDEQLTNEETEKGEEPGVDDTALRESSAELPDTADTLTEEDGDEKVTDESEKEQKGEEVMQDKQEVCDDDIEEPPVVHKRALRGRRKVTPKPTARSKIHQKQEEERTDEADLGAGDSASEEKADEKATDKEVGEHHTAEQEVTDEKAEGEVLTEELTVAEDGAIPEAEEATEGVIPVTEVNVEEHKEVQEDEETEGATEEVSVMEADKEEEADYMMQEPASVAAASTEIPDDGQGEAAMIVPEDPQEKDIDSEISKLQKATVVLVDLKTTCHHVSVQEAEETAADGECAAPEMEQMELIAAEEKDVSSCAAEEQTPEPEMLVMEEENRGKQENSTEKSVDVAAEAETVQMEELEGDSSDKEKEGSANVEGEAPFIETRVLRSGRKMRQHMRQKEDNIDDVITEKKVDEAETCTVEIEGEVEEVMAKDAVTVSAEEKPSADTDSPAVDDAEETLPSTEVDEAMSLEEEEAGLKTRALRSRTKPVTATPRHKTTRGRKQADEQEAEDSEDEEPAVTTRTLRRGRISAPDTPAGKPRRTRKQIQEQEQKGADESEGVEEIGEEEAVKEAAVEKTDKERGEQMEEEAEEKVKEEAASEQEESLELKINVEEGKAALEEDVVEEQPEATSKTLAEREVEASGEECDKGKPVMGGEEVELPPVAVTRCLRSGGKTSKAPPKGRRGRRNRKQLQKKGPQESAEEAEAEEEEEEDEAGLVSAEEPPTEGGEGKGSVGDGMEVEEEEEAVTVEMEKVVSEEGTMAVTEEEENTAEVTAAAGDLVQEEETDTPSPKPATDSAILTASEEEAAASAEEQQSGEMVPQLSDLQRVTVVLVDLKKTHHEVLEDTAALEEDVPVEKIATEVEEEQSQETVKGEETMAEEDVPGSPVGIEKTELESVEEEEEGMEEKDEDAVTIQGAGQGTAEETPEGDETKVVEEEEEEEEKEATDTKTRTWTRRKQALKETPRRKLTRGRQKKGEEEKEESSENTEEEPEVHVRALRTGRKSIPVAQRCTTKRTHKQLQKEEVEEEEEEEEGGEESTAVEEEAEEPQQMIDQEKGERLEAKEAIQQVENVKPEMELEKSDAAAEEADAPEEGQAGTAETLGDEDAEAPAGQSADEEKTSGDVAAEEAVTAQDTVEGEQSASTSEVAETAAGETAKDDEAKVSEEDEAPVTETRVLRKGRTSAVATPRRKSKRARRQCEAEEEGEDEATPAEETQVEETKAVPDEAKEKEENQDEKIEEKNEGEAAAQEGETTEPEVEMEKEAVAEESLIEQETVDEEQSAVSETCEDGQGETSTGESPEEIPNTDEGDVPAEEEVPTIETRVLRSGGKAVKATPRSKTTKSLQEAHEREDAVMEDSTDADEPAGRTRGLRRGRRSAPATPGQKSKRARRQRETEEEAEEESAPAEETEGEEEETAVDETDTVKVLEETKSAEEEETSTAATQMGSDTAVAEDESPVEDESVVTEEEAVMTRTLRSKTKTSHATPPRRPRRQKDPGVGETQQQDEEAQEVHQLTDESAENSELNAEQEAETDEPSPAGQETGPPAEDTAEDQVQDAADPTDDRVDEAVEPAGEEPATEETESREEEPSEREEEKTVDSSAAEGRTLRSRVKTVIDTADDIQNPKRRSVRKRPRVDYKENDEVDEGAETDTVESDEDKANKKAECSADEPKLEDRGTEEHLESNEGAVASTSENGNVLNLVLDTDEEIQTAGLSQEDEDEEQSVSEEEAEPAVIGGRVLRGRSIPSRIFTPPSKSRRRSTRLPKSEESFSEGEKSPGTAQWRSPRKRKSTEVTPTRKSKRHNRV is encoded by the exons ATGAAGTTCCCCGTGGATCTCCTGGCTGATGTTAGCCAGGCAGAGCTGGAGCGGTTGGCCCACAACTACATGCACAACCTCCTCTACAGCAACCCTGATTGTCCTGAACACCTCACCCTCTCTGACTCCACCCAG gtcGCCATAAGCATTTCTAGTGTGGGCTTCGTTCCTCTGTATGGATCCAGTGTCAAAGAGAAGATCCTGGCCCTCTTCTCTCCCAGTGACTCTCTGACCGCTGTGGCTCTGTACCTGCTGGGCCAGTGGTGGACAGTGGACGACATTCTGAAGACAGCAGACCCTGCACGAGATGGAGCTGTGGAG gtggagaCAGTAGGAGAGAGAATAGTTTTATACATCCTTAATCGTGTCATCTATAGAGCCAAGGAGAGGGGCTCTGAGGAGCTTCCCTTCCTCTGCCACGAAGAAAAAGATTATGCAAAAATCATCTGGAACAATGGAGAGGCTGTTGGCTTCTACTCAGTCAAACCCTCAG GCAGCTTATGCAGTCCTTGGTCAACCAGAAGCTATCAGCTCCCTGTGATGGACTCCATATTTGTCAGGAAATGTCAGCGTGGTAAAGGCTTTGGCCTCCAGATGCTGAAGGACTTTGTTCTCAGCTTCAACGAAGACTGTCTGGGGTTGAGGTACCCCCTCACAAAACCCATGTATAAAG TGTGTGAGAAGTACCTGTGTCAGTACCCAGGAGACACGGACCTGCTCTGGGAGGTCGAGAGCGCAGGTGGGCCCAACCAAAGGACCAATATCTCCAGCAAGATCCAGGCAATGGGTCTGAGTG TGTCCAAGAGTCTCTCATTCACAGAGGAATCAGTGATTACTGAGGTGACTGAAAAGGATGTGGTGATGGAGGCAATCACcacacaaataaaagaaactgaATCGATGGAATGCACAGTTGAAATTGTG GAGGAAGTGACAGTAGTGAGAACTACCAAAG AGGCTGACTTGCCTGTTGCAGCCCGGGGTAGGAGTGGTGGCTCAAAACGAAGGAATATGGGCGAAAAGATCACTGAGGACAAGTCAGAAAAAGTTATCAG AATCGAGGACATTGAGGCAGAAACCCCCAGAGAGGAGCAAGTTTCAGCCCAACAGAAGATAGAAATACATGTCTCTGAATTGGTGCAGACTGAG GTCATGTTCAGTTTGGCccctgaagaaaacaaagagaatatAGTTGATGCTGCACCTGAAGAGGAAGCTGCTACGTTGTCAGACAAGCCAGCCACAGAGCTAGTCACACAAGACCTACAAGAAGCGGATGACACATCAGCACCTACACCTGAAGAGCCACATGTAGAAGATGAGGCCACGAAGCATCTGAACACCACCTCCCATGACTCAAAGATAACAGTTGAGAATGTGGCATCGGAAattgaggaagcagaggaggagtgtGACACCGCAGTGCTGGTAGTCTCTGAAGAAGTTTTAGAGGTACACAAGGAAGCCGAAACTCTGAACAAAATGGAAGAGGGAACTCAAATTGAGCTCACtgatgaaaagtcagaagaAATAGTTCCTCAACATGAGTTAAATCTGTTTACTCCTCAAACATCAGAGGGTGGTGAGACTGGAAAAACTGGAAGAACTGTTGTAAAGGCCAGAAAAACTGTACAGAGTGAAACCCCTAGACGGACATCTGAGCggcacagaaagacagaggagggggtcaAAGAGGATGGACAGAGAGTTTTGAGAAGAAGAACTGTTACAAGCACCCCCACACCTAAACACAAGTATACACGACACAGCCAGAGAGTATGTGAAGAACTAGAGAAAGAGGTTGATGAAGTGGCAGAGGACAACACACTTTCTACAGCTGAAATAGCGGAGGAATTGGCTGTAACCGAGGGACAAGAACCAGAGGAAATTACCCCTACAGAAGAGGATGTAGCTGCTGTGGAAGaattgggagaaaaaaaagaggagcaaCAGTTGGAAGATGAACAACTGACaaatgaggagacagagaaaggagaggagccTGGAGTGGACGACACTGCACTGAGGGAGAGTTCAGCAGAGCTTCCAGATACAGCAGACACTCTTACAGAGGAAGATGGGGATGAAAAGGTAACCGATGAATctgagaaagaacaaaaaggcGAGGAGGTGATGCAGGATAAACAAGAGGTGTGTGATGATGACATAGAAGAGCCCCCTGTTGTACATAAGAGAGCTCTGAGAGGCAGGCGTAAGGTCACCCCTAAGCCCACAGCACGAAGCAAAATCCatcaaaaacaagaagaagagcgCACAGATGAAGCTGACCTGGGAGCAGGAGATTCTGCTAGTGAAGAGAAAGCAGATGAAAAGGCAACAGATAAAGAGGTGGGGGAACACCACACGGCGGAACAAGAGGTGACTGATGAGAAAGCAGAAGGAGAGGTATTAACCGAGGAATTAACTGTTGCAGAAGACGGTGCAATTCCAGAGGCAGAGGAAGCAACAGAGGGCGTTATACCTGTAACTGAGGTGAACGTGGAGGAGCACAAGGAAGTCCAGGAAGATGAAGAGACTGAGGGAGCGACAGAGGAAGTATCAGTGATGGAAGCAGataaagaagaagaggcagattACATGATGCAAGAGCCTGccagtgttgctgctgcttcaacAGAAATACCTGATGATGGTCAAGGTGAGGCTGCCATGATAGTGCCTGAAGATCCTCAGGAAAAGGACATTGACTCTGAAATCTCCAAGCTCCAGAAAGCCACTGTCGTCTTAGTGGACCTAAAAACAACCTGTCATCATGTAAGTGTGCAGGAGgcagaagaaacagcagctgatggagagtGTGCTGCTCCAGAAATGGAACAGATGGAGCTGATAGCAGCAGAAGAGAAAGATGTTTCTAGTTGTgctgcagaagaacaaacacCAGAGCCAGAAATGCTGGTGATGGAAGAGGAGAATagagggaaacaggaaaacagtaCAGAAAAATCTGTAGATgtagctgcagaggcagagactgTTCAGATGGAAGAGCTTGAAGGAGACAGTTCtgataaagaaaaagaaggatCTGCCAATGTGGAAGGGGAAGCACCATTTATTGAAACCAGAGTTCTTAGAAGTGGAAGAAAGATGAGACAACATATGAGACAAAAGGAAGACAACATAGATGACGTGATTACTGAAAAGAAAGTAGATGAAGCAGAAACATGCACTGTTGAGATAGAAGGAGAGGTAGAGGAAGTTATGGCAAAGGATGCTGTAACAGTTTCAGCGGAGGAGAAGCcatctgcagatacagacaGTCCAGCTGTGGATGATGCTGAAGAGACTCTTCCATCAACTGAGGTAGATGAGGCCATGAGCttggaagaggaagaagcaggaCTCAAAACCAGAGCTTTGAGAAGTAGAACAAAGCCAGTCACAGCAACAccaagacacaaaacaacaagagGCAGAAAGCAAGCGGATGAACAAGAAGCAGAagacagtgaagatgaagaacCAGCTGTGACAACAAGAACACTGAGACGGGGGAGAATATCTGCCCCTGACACACCAGCAGGCAAACCCAGACGAACCCGTAAACAAATCCAGGAACAAGAGCAAAAGGGAGCCGATGAATCTGAAGGTGTGGAGGAAAtaggagaagaagaggcagtTAAGGAAGCAGCTGTAGAAAagacagataaagagagaggggaacaaatggaggaggaggcagaagaaaAGGTTAAAGAGGAAGCAGCCTCTGAACAAGAAGAAAGTTTAgagctaaaaataaatgtggagGAAGGGAAAGCTGCCTTGGAGGAAGATGTAGTGGAAGAGCAGCCAGAGGCCACATCCAAGACATTAGCAGAAAGGGAGGTAGAGGCCTCAGGTGAAGAATGCGACAAAGGGAAGCCAGTCAtgggaggtgaggaggtggaACTACCGCCAGTTGCCGTAACAAGATGCCTGAGAAGTGGTGGAAAGACTTCCAAAGCCCCTCCAAAAGGCAGAAGGGGAAGGAGAAACCGTAAACAGCTCCAGAAAAAGGGACCACAGGAATCAGctgaggaagcagaggcagaggaggaagaagaggaggatgaagcagGGCTGGTATCAGCTGAAGAGCCACCAACAGAAGGGGGCGAGGGGAAAGGGTCAGTGGGGGATGgaatggaggtggaggaggaggaggaagctgttACTGTAGAGATGGAAAAAGTTGTGTCAGAAGAAGGAACCATGGCAGttactgaggaggaggagaacacagctgaggtgacagctgctgcaggtgattTAGTACAAGAAGAAGAGACTGACACACCGTCACCCAAACCCGCCACTGACTCTGCTATACTTACAGCTAgtgaagaggaggcagcagcttcagcagaggagcagcagagtgggGAAATGGTACCTCAGCTTTCTGATCTTCAAAGAGTGACTGTGGTTTTAGTGGACCTGAAAAAAACCCATCATGAAGTCCTGGAAGACACAGCAGCTCTTGAAGAGGATGTTCCTGTAGAAAAGATTGCTACTGAGGTAGAAGAAGAGCAGAGCCAAGAAACAGTGAAAGGGGAAGAAACCATGGCAGAGGAGGATGTTCCTGGATCCCCTGTTGGAATAGAAAAAACTGAGCTGGAGAgtgtggaagaggaagaggaagggatggaggagaaagaCGAAGATGCAGTCACAATACAAGGTGCAGGGCAGGGGACAGCTGAGGAGACACCTGAAGGAGATGAAACTAAAgttgttgaggaggaggaggaggaggaggagaaggaagctACCGACACCAAAACCAGAACATGGACACGAAGAAAGCAAGCATTGAAAGAAACACCAAGACGCAAATTGacaagaggcagacagaaaaagggtgaagaagaaaaggaagaatcttcagaaaacacagaagaggaacCAGAAGTTCACGTCAGAGCTCTGAGGACGGGAAGGAAGTCTATCCCGGTTGCACAAAGATGTACAACAAAAAGGACACACAAGCAACTCCAgaaagaagaagtagaagaagaagaagaagaagaagaggggggagaggaatCGACAGCAGTTGAGGAAGAAGCTGAGGAACCACAGCAGATGATTGATcaggagaagggagagagactTGAAGCAAAGGAGGCAATTCAACAAGTAGAAAACGTAAAGCCAGAAATGGAGCTAGAAAAATcggatgctgcagcagaggaagctgaTGCTCCAGAGGAGGGACAGGCCGGCACTGCTGAGACACTTGGAGATGAGGACGCCGAAGCTCCAGCTGGACAAAGTGCCGATGAAGAAAAGACCTCGGGTGACGTTGCTGCTGAGGAAGCAGTGACAGCACAGGATACAGTGGAGGGGGAACAGTCAGCCTCCACATCCGAAGTGGCAGAAACTGCAGCTGGAGAAACAGCTAAGGATGACGAGGCAAAAGTTTCTGAAGAGGATGAAGCACCAGTTACTGAAACAAGAGTTCTGAGGAAGGGAAGAACGTCTGCTGTTGCCACACCGAGACGAAAATCCAAAAGAGCCCGCAGGCAGtgtgaggcagaggaagagggagaagacgAAGCTACTCCAGCTGAAGAGACGCAAGTGGAGGAAACCAAAGCAGTACCGGACGaagccaaagaaaaagaggaaaaccaGGATGAGAAGATTGAAGAAAAGAATGAGGGGGAAGCTGCAGCCCAGGAAGGAGAAACTACGGAGCCAGAAGTTGAGATGGAAAAAGAAGCTGTGGCAGAGGAATCGCTCATAGAGCAAGAGACAGTGGACGAGGAACAGTCTGCTGTTTCAGAGACGTGTGAAGATGGACAGGGAGAGACTTCAACTGGAGAAAGTCCTGAAGAGATACCTAACACCGATGAGGGAGATGTTCCTGCTGAGGAAGAAGTTCCAACTATTGAAACAAGAGTTCTTAGAAGTGGTGGGAAGGCAGTGAAAGCCACACCGAGatccaaaaccacaaaaagcCTGCAGGAAGCACATGAACGAGAGGATGCAGTCATGGAAGACAGCACTGATGCAGATGAGCCAGCAGGGAGAACAAGAGGTttgaggaggggaaggaggtcTGCTCCTGCCACACCTGGACAGAAATCCAAAAGAGCCCGCAGGCAGcgtgagacagaggaagaggctgaagaagagTCTGCACCTGCTGAAgagactgaaggagaggaagaagagacagcTGTGGACGAGACTGACACAGTCAAAGTATTAGAGGAGACAAAGtcagctgaggaagaggaaaccTCTACGGCTGCTACACAAATGGGATCTGACACTGCTGTTGCTGAAGATGAGTCACCAGTTGAAGATGAGTCTgtggtgacagaggaggaggctgtaaTGACAAGAACACTgaggagcaaaacaaaaacttcaCATGCCACACCTCCACGAAGACCCAGAAGACAGAAAGACCCAGGAGTAGGGGAGACtcagcagcaggatgaggaAGCTCAAGAAGTGCACCAATTGACTGATGAGTCAGCTGAAAACAGCGAGCTAAATGCTGAGCAAGAAGCAGAAACTGATGAACCATCACCTGCTGGACAGGAGACAGGGCCTCCAGCTGAAGACACTGCAGAGGACCAGGTTCAGGACGCAGCTGATCCGACAGATGACAGAGTAGATGAAGCGGTAGAGCCAGCTGGTGAAGAACCAGCAACAGAAGAGACGGAGTCACGAGAGGAAGAGCCatcagaaagagaagaagagaaaactgtggactcctcagcagcagagggcagaaCTCTCAGAAGCAGGGTGAAAACTGTTATAGACACAGCAGATGACATCCAAAATCCAAAACGGAGGTCCGTACGGAAAAGACCGAGAGTAGATTACAAGGAAAATGATGAGGTGGATGAGGGAGCTGAGACTGATACAGTGGAATCAGATGAGGACAAAGCCAACAAGAAAGCTGAATGCTCTGCAGATGAACCgaagctggaggacagagggacagaagaaCACTTAGAGAGTAACGAGGGAGCTGTTGCGAGCACGAGCGAAAATGGGAATGTCCTAAATTTAGTCTTAGATACAGATGAAGAGATACAGACAGCTGGTTTGAGTCAGGAGGATGAAGACGAAGAGCAGAGTGtgtcagaggaagaggcagagccTGCAGTGATTGGAGGGAGGGTTTTAAGAGGGCGCTCAATTCCTTCACGAATATTCACACCCCCGTCGAAATCCAGACGCCGCAGCACCAGACTTCCAAAATCAGAGGAGTCTTTTTCTGAGGGAGAAAAGAGCCCTGGAACAGCTCAGTGGAGAAGTCCCCGCAAGAGAAAAAGCACTGAGGTAACACCAACTCGCAAATCTAAGCGTCACAACAGAGTGTAG